From the Candidatus Amarolinea dominans genome, one window contains:
- a CDS encoding ATP-binding protein, which translates to MNNDWQLTIASDLHNLPLIAQFVRNAGRAAGLNDDALFAIELACDEACNNVIEHAYRDAAGPLHIACSVRQADFIIQIQDQGRPFEPPIARPLHHLRRRANTPVGGLGIHLMRKLMDVVEYRFDTQFGNHLTMIKRQVVPISAPEDT; encoded by the coding sequence ATGAACAATGACTGGCAATTGACGATTGCAAGCGACCTGCATAACCTGCCGCTGATCGCCCAGTTTGTGCGTAACGCTGGCCGCGCTGCCGGCCTGAACGATGACGCCCTCTTCGCCATCGAGTTGGCCTGCGACGAAGCGTGCAACAACGTGATCGAACATGCCTATCGCGACGCGGCCGGTCCTCTGCACATCGCCTGTTCCGTACGCCAGGCAGACTTCATCATCCAGATTCAAGACCAGGGACGCCCGTTCGAGCCTCCCATTGCGCGCCCCCTCCATCATCTACGCCGGCGGGCTAACACACCTGTCGGTGGCCTGGGTATCCACCTCATGCGCAAGCTCATGGATGTCGTCGAATACCGCTTCGATACGCAGTTTGGCAACCACCTGACGATGATCAAACGCCAGGTGGTACCGATTTCTGCGCCCGAGGACACCTAG
- a CDS encoding SpoIIE family protein phosphatase, producing MADMPSVNRDALPPVGRAPLHLDELRALAEAGQAIVQARMDEDQLCELIFQHATRLMDASSFHLGLFDRDDFVIKVWMRHGQRLPGARFVGGANDGIVGWLRRNRQPLLVHDFETEMQDLPARPRYDDEHPPRSAVFVPILAGEQAIGSLAVQSDEPGAFSEEGLRILFIIANQAGVALVNARLYQVVERRARQLQTVAQVSRKVAAILDLDQLLNQVVELIRDRFGYYHVQIFVVAQGTGRAYFRASSGHNLNKMWLRHGRFVRIGSEGIIGWVAQHGQPLLANDVSLESRYFPDDPRLLPDTQAELGVPLMVEDRVLGVLDVQARELNAFTSEDLFILTALADQIAVAIEDTRLYQAAKDEAAISSALLDVANAMARPYRVPEMANTVARLTPSLAGVDRCTVMILDHEQATYEVLASQCQPSARHVKPVQTGLRVAARDFPLLDQVCRERRPLWVEDVSADDLVPPEIVRRYGMQAILGVPLIVQNEVLGVLLVDEVDAPHIFSSRQVEMVRGVASQLAVAIESARLALQETERARMGEELRVAHEIQASFLPEASPSLPGYDIAHVWLAAREVAGDFFDFIPLTARRLGLVIADVSDKGVPAALFMALARILMRVIAADRRSPARVLRRVNELLLENSRSDMFITLWYGVLDPVQHDLLFANAGHNPPLLLSAATGKIRLLRKHGLILGILPIVALEDDRVALAPGDILILYTDGVTDAINLGEESFEMTRLQDVVLAHQTQSAAAIAEAIKAAVREFVGSAPQFDDLTLIVVKRLI from the coding sequence ATGGCCGACATGCCATCGGTCAACCGCGATGCTTTGCCGCCTGTGGGACGGGCGCCGCTCCATCTCGACGAATTGCGCGCCCTGGCCGAGGCCGGTCAAGCCATCGTGCAGGCGCGCATGGACGAAGACCAACTGTGTGAGTTGATCTTCCAACATGCAACCCGCCTGATGGACGCCTCCAGCTTTCACCTGGGCCTGTTCGATAGGGACGACTTTGTCATCAAGGTCTGGATGCGCCACGGTCAACGCCTGCCCGGCGCCCGCTTTGTCGGCGGCGCCAACGATGGCATCGTGGGTTGGCTGCGTCGCAACCGTCAGCCCCTGCTCGTCCACGATTTCGAGACTGAGATGCAAGACCTCCCCGCGCGCCCGCGCTACGACGATGAACACCCCCCGCGCTCGGCCGTCTTTGTCCCCATCCTTGCCGGTGAACAGGCCATTGGCAGTTTGGCCGTGCAGAGCGATGAACCGGGCGCCTTCAGCGAAGAAGGCCTGCGCATCCTCTTCATCATCGCCAATCAGGCCGGCGTGGCCCTGGTCAATGCCCGGCTCTACCAGGTGGTCGAACGCCGGGCGCGCCAACTGCAAACCGTGGCGCAAGTCAGCCGCAAGGTGGCCGCCATCCTCGACCTGGACCAGCTCCTCAACCAGGTCGTGGAGCTGATTCGTGACCGCTTCGGCTACTATCACGTCCAGATTTTCGTGGTGGCCCAGGGCACCGGACGCGCCTATTTCCGCGCCAGCAGCGGTCACAACCTCAACAAGATGTGGCTGCGCCATGGCCGTTTCGTGCGCATCGGCAGCGAAGGCATCATCGGCTGGGTGGCGCAGCATGGACAACCCTTGCTGGCCAACGATGTCTCGCTGGAGTCGCGCTACTTTCCAGACGACCCGCGCCTCCTGCCTGATACGCAGGCCGAATTAGGGGTGCCGTTGATGGTCGAGGATCGAGTGCTCGGTGTGCTCGACGTGCAGGCGCGTGAACTGAACGCGTTCACCTCCGAAGACTTGTTCATCTTGACGGCGCTGGCCGATCAAATCGCCGTGGCGATTGAGGATACACGCCTTTACCAGGCGGCCAAAGATGAAGCGGCCATTTCCAGCGCCCTGCTCGATGTGGCCAACGCGATGGCGCGACCGTACCGTGTGCCGGAGATGGCCAATACCGTGGCCCGCCTGACGCCATCGCTGGCCGGGGTTGATCGCTGCACGGTGATGATTTTGGACCATGAACAGGCAACCTATGAAGTGCTTGCCAGCCAATGCCAGCCATCGGCCCGGCATGTCAAGCCGGTGCAAACGGGGCTGCGGGTGGCGGCGCGCGATTTTCCGCTGCTCGATCAAGTCTGTCGCGAGCGCCGGCCCTTGTGGGTGGAAGATGTCAGCGCGGACGACCTGGTGCCGCCGGAGATCGTGCGTCGCTACGGCATGCAGGCCATCCTGGGCGTTCCGCTCATCGTACAGAATGAAGTCCTGGGCGTCCTGCTGGTGGATGAGGTGGATGCGCCGCACATTTTCAGCAGCCGTCAGGTAGAAATGGTGCGCGGCGTCGCCAGCCAGTTGGCCGTGGCCATCGAGAGCGCCCGCCTGGCCCTGCAAGAGACCGAGCGTGCGCGCATGGGTGAGGAGTTGCGCGTCGCGCACGAAATTCAGGCCAGTTTCCTGCCGGAGGCCAGCCCGTCACTGCCAGGCTATGACATTGCGCATGTGTGGCTGGCCGCACGCGAAGTGGCCGGCGATTTCTTTGACTTCATTCCCCTGACCGCGCGGCGTTTGGGGCTAGTCATTGCCGATGTGTCAGACAAAGGCGTGCCGGCCGCGCTCTTCATGGCCCTGGCCCGCATCCTGATGCGCGTCATCGCGGCCGACCGGCGCTCACCGGCGCGCGTGCTGCGGCGAGTCAACGAGCTGCTGCTGGAAAACAGCCGCTCGGACATGTTCATCACCCTTTGGTACGGTGTGCTGGACCCCGTGCAGCACGATTTGCTCTTTGCCAATGCCGGCCACAACCCGCCCCTGCTGCTCAGCGCGGCCACCGGCAAGATTCGCCTGCTGCGCAAGCACGGCCTGATCCTGGGAATTCTCCCCATCGTGGCCCTGGAAGATGACCGTGTGGCCCTGGCGCCCGGTGATATCCTGATTTTGTATACCGACGGCGTCACCGACGCCATCAACCTGGGCGAGGAGTCGTTCGAGATGACCCGTCTGCAAGACGTGGTGCTGGCCCACCAGACGCAGAGCGCGGCCGCCATCGCCGAGGCCATCAAGGCTGCCGTGCGTGAGTTCGTCGGTTCGGCGCCACAGTTTGACGAT
- a CDS encoding STAS domain-containing protein — MEITSSELKRCVLVNINGRIDGSSAPEMEQALKALMDSGHYRLVLDIGGVTFLSSAGIRVLVSTWKTVRRFNRGDLRLANVPPRISEVLDLTGLNDHFAQFSSNVEAVGSF; from the coding sequence ATGGAAATCACGTCATCAGAATTAAAGCGTTGTGTCCTTGTCAACATCAACGGCCGGATTGATGGTAGTTCGGCGCCTGAAATGGAACAGGCGTTGAAAGCGCTCATGGACTCAGGCCACTATCGTCTTGTGCTGGACATCGGCGGCGTCACCTTCTTGAGCAGCGCCGGCATCCGCGTCCTGGTCAGCACCTGGAAAACCGTGCGCCGTTTCAACCGCGGCGACCTGCGCCTGGCCAATGTGCCGCCCCGCATCAGCGAGGTGCTCGACCTGACTGGCCTGAACGATCACTTCGCCCAGTTCAGCAGCAACGTCGAAGCGGTTGGCAGCTTCTAA